A region of Rhinoraja longicauda isolate Sanriku21f chromosome 31, sRhiLon1.1, whole genome shotgun sequence DNA encodes the following proteins:
- the entr1 gene encoding endosome-associated-trafficking regulator 1 isoform X2, with translation MRKPMKGSTGITFEKGLAAPKELNLRLNFPESYFPDPMPNSPSLDDADDDWSETYQPAVIEAAHELGFSDLLHGNSHNPPTLSPTELLQHDSIQYAPSEWQVDDEEEEEVEEDHNKWDATSQLQPPCDDADSPKDHFDLVGEVLYQSQLLSNEKLQEENALLRRQTKEAKQLAKDHVRRTRRLEEDLERRKIKEEKEARALEAMVQQVEENLQLMTKRAVKAENTVTKLRQELVTLQAELQQSKSENEILRSQDSAALSSAKNSARLASDYLVKTAHEAETSVKQLLSGAETLRLASELLKSIDRITELPSHCRVEDPS, from the exons ATGAGAAAGCCGATGAAG GGCTCCACAGGAATTACCTTTGAGAAGGGTCTGGCTGCACCCAAAGAATTGAACTTGAGGTTGAATTTTCCAGAGAGCTACTTCCCTGATCCGATGCCCAACAGTCCTTCTTTGGATGATGCGGATGATGACTGGAGTGAAACGTACCAGCCTGCCGTTATTGAGGCTGCTCATGAGCTTGGTTTTTCTGACTTGCTCCATGGTAACTCCCACAACCCACCAACTCTGAGCCCCACTGAGCTGCTGCAGCACGACAGCATCCAATATGCACCGTCTGAATGGCAAGTGGAtgatgaagaggaggaggaagtagaGGAGGATCATAACAAATGGGATGCAACCTCACAGCTCCAACCTCCTTGCGATGACGCTGACTCTCCAAAAGATCATTTTGACTTGGTCGGGGAGGTTCTCTATCAAAGTCAGTTGCTAAGCAATGAGAAA CTGCAAGAAGAAAATGCCCTATTACGAAGACAGACTAAAGAAGCAAAGCAACTGGCAAAGGACCATGTAAGGAG GACCAGGAGATTGGAAGaagatctggagagaaggaaaattaAAGAGGAGAAGGAGGCACGAGCATTGGAAGCGATGGTTCAGCAAGTTGAAGAGAATCTACAACTGATGACG AAACGGGCCGTGAAAGCAGAGAACACTGTGACTAAACTGAGACAGGAACTTGTAACTCTCCAG GCAGAACTGCAACAGTCCAAGTCTGAGAATGAAATACTTCGATCTCAAGATTCTGCTGCTCTGAGTTCAGCAAAAAACAGTGCTCGACTTGCCTCAGATTACCTTGTGAAGACTGCACATGAAGCAGAGACATCAGTGAA GCAGCTCCTGTCTGGAGCAGAAACATTACGGCTGGCATCTGAGCTACTGAAGTCCATTGACAGAATTACTGAGCTACCATCTCACTGCAGAGTGGAAGATCCTAGCTGA
- the entr1 gene encoding endosome-associated-trafficking regulator 1 isoform X1, which translates to MSSRGEQGEKETNDEETNPFSFKEFVKIKSQSTTKREEMRKPMKGSTGITFEKGLAAPKELNLRLNFPESYFPDPMPNSPSLDDADDDWSETYQPAVIEAAHELGFSDLLHGNSHNPPTLSPTELLQHDSIQYAPSEWQVDDEEEEEVEEDHNKWDATSQLQPPCDDADSPKDHFDLVGEVLYQSQLLSNEKLQEENALLRRQTKEAKQLAKDHVRRTRRLEEDLERRKIKEEKEARALEAMVQQVEENLQLMTKRAVKAENTVTKLRQELVTLQAELQQSKSENEILRSQDSAALSSAKNSARLASDYLVKTAHEAETSVKQLLSGAETLRLASELLKSIDRITELPSHCRVEDPS; encoded by the exons GTGAAAAGGAAACGAATGATGAAGAAACAAACCCTTTTTCCTTTAAGGAATTTGTCAAGATTAAAAGTCAATCAACAACAAAAAGGGAAGAGATGAGAAAGCCGATGAAG GGCTCCACAGGAATTACCTTTGAGAAGGGTCTGGCTGCACCCAAAGAATTGAACTTGAGGTTGAATTTTCCAGAGAGCTACTTCCCTGATCCGATGCCCAACAGTCCTTCTTTGGATGATGCGGATGATGACTGGAGTGAAACGTACCAGCCTGCCGTTATTGAGGCTGCTCATGAGCTTGGTTTTTCTGACTTGCTCCATGGTAACTCCCACAACCCACCAACTCTGAGCCCCACTGAGCTGCTGCAGCACGACAGCATCCAATATGCACCGTCTGAATGGCAAGTGGAtgatgaagaggaggaggaagtagaGGAGGATCATAACAAATGGGATGCAACCTCACAGCTCCAACCTCCTTGCGATGACGCTGACTCTCCAAAAGATCATTTTGACTTGGTCGGGGAGGTTCTCTATCAAAGTCAGTTGCTAAGCAATGAGAAA CTGCAAGAAGAAAATGCCCTATTACGAAGACAGACTAAAGAAGCAAAGCAACTGGCAAAGGACCATGTAAGGAG GACCAGGAGATTGGAAGaagatctggagagaaggaaaattaAAGAGGAGAAGGAGGCACGAGCATTGGAAGCGATGGTTCAGCAAGTTGAAGAGAATCTACAACTGATGACG AAACGGGCCGTGAAAGCAGAGAACACTGTGACTAAACTGAGACAGGAACTTGTAACTCTCCAG GCAGAACTGCAACAGTCCAAGTCTGAGAATGAAATACTTCGATCTCAAGATTCTGCTGCTCTGAGTTCAGCAAAAAACAGTGCTCGACTTGCCTCAGATTACCTTGTGAAGACTGCACATGAAGCAGAGACATCAGTGAA GCAGCTCCTGTCTGGAGCAGAAACATTACGGCTGGCATCTGAGCTACTGAAGTCCATTGACAGAATTACTGAGCTACCATCTCACTGCAGAGTGGAAGATCCTAGCTGA